The genomic window ACCTCCGGGATGCTGCGCCCGTTCATCGTGATCTACGCCGTGCTGATCGGGCTCAGCGCGCCGCAGGCCGGTATGACGCTGACCGTCGGCATGCTGGCCGGCCTCGGCGCCGTCCCGCTCGCCGGATGCTGGATCGACCGCGGGGCGCGGCGGGCCCCCGCCGTCGCCGCGCTACTGGTGCGAGCGGTGGGGTCGCTGCTGCTTGCCCTGGTGCCCGGCATCGCCGGATTCGCGATCGGTGCGGTGCTCATCGGCGTCGGCACGCAGATCGCTCCACCCACCAATTCCGCGCTGGTCGCCGCGCTCGCCGGCCCGGCCCAGCGTGCGGCGGCGCTGGCCGCGGGCCGCTCGCTGCGCAACGCCGGCCTGGGCGCCGGCGCCCTGCTCGGCACGGTTCTGGTCGCGAGCGGGCCGGAGGTGCTCCGCTGGCTCGCGCTGGCGACGGCGCTCGGGTGCGCGTTCGGCGCGGCGGTGATCGCCCGGGTGCCGCTGCCCCATCAAGATGTTCCGGCCCCCGCCCCGGCTGCGGCAACGAAGGAAGCGCGCGGTGCCGGCCTACGCACCGTTACCATCCTGGCCCTGGCCGGCATTCCGTACGCGTTTTACGCCGACATCCTCGAGATCGCCCTGCCGCTGCTGCTGGTGCAGGGCCTGCACGCGTCCCTGGCGTGGCCCTCGGGCATCTTCGTCGCCAACACCGTCATGGTGATTGCGCTGCAGCTGGTCGTGGTAGTGCGCCTCGCGAAGTGGCCGCACCGCACCGTGCTCTTGTGGTCCGGCCTGTTGCTCGCCGCCTCCTACCTCGGCTTCTGGCTCGGCGGGGCGACCGGCGGTGGCCCCGGCACGGTGCTCGTCGCGCTGGCCATCGTGCCTTACACGCTGGGTGAAATTCTCTACACCGGCAGCAGCGTGCCGCTGGTGATCGAGTCAGCACCGCCACACCTGGTGGGGCGCGCGCTCGCCCGCTGG from Micromonospora kangleipakensis includes these protein-coding regions:
- a CDS encoding MFS transporter — protein: MTTTRTTLRELARIPGGGRYALSATVEAATSGMLRPFIVIYAVLIGLSAPQAGMTLTVGMLAGLGAVPLAGCWIDRGARRAPAVAALLVRAVGSLLLALVPGIAGFAIGAVLIGVGTQIAPPTNSALVAALAGPAQRAAALAAGRSLRNAGLGAGALLGTVLVASGPEVLRWLALATALGCAFGAAVIARVPLPHQDVPAPAPAAATKEARGAGLRTVTILALAGIPYAFYADILEIALPLLLVQGLHASLAWPSGIFVANTVMVIALQLVVVVRLAKWPHRTVLLWSGLLLAASYLGFWLGGATGGGPGTVLVALAIVPYTLGEILYTGSSVPLVIESAPPHLVGRALARWQLSYGLARAVDPIIITGLLSLGAAALWLPLAAATLLGAATVRLGTRRYRPHRSRGQSMSHAVADGGSPAVDGPLTKSVHGAELTVASARWRRTSRSE